The Salvelinus namaycush isolate Seneca chromosome 28, SaNama_1.0, whole genome shotgun sequence genome contains a region encoding:
- the LOC120023213 gene encoding uncharacterized protein LOC120023213 — protein sequence MRGVVLLFLLSLWSGGQVDAINQDVLANVVQEMRRFGLGGRQYAMAVLLTKQQCTQNRAIFDVGVQPQVVQNALNGNNVYTGNRLIAATPLRIVQAIDRTKTDHAEYRLLSRGNTNLSPMQTLINSAGRNDGQCIVFFSTYSPCLEKCNNPNGRNDIVPLMNVFQGFDKNRKAFVFSSVWDPSRNNPGVTNPSRQWMFDSFKRIDGYLPLYRCDRFKENNKWVNRCYRCVTANTNPETNDCLYGYS from the exons ATGAGGGGAGTTGTCCTTCTCTTCCTGCTGTCTCTCTGGTCTGGAGGTCAGGTGGATGCTATCAATCAAGATGTATTGGCTAATGTGGTACAAGAGATGAGAAG GTTCGGCCTGGGGGGACGCCAGTATGCCATGGCTGTCTTACTCACCAAACAGCAGTGCACCCAAAATAGAGCAATCTTTGATGTAGGCGTGCAACCTCAGGTTGTCCAGAACGCACTTAATGGTAACAATGTCTACACAGGAAACCGGCTCATCGCAGCCACACCTCTTAGAATAGTCCAGGCTATTGACAGAACTAAAACAGACCATGCTGAGTACCGTCTCTTGAGTCGTGGTAATACCAACCTCAGCCCAATGCAGACTCTGATAAACAGtgctggtcgtaatgatggtcaATGTATCGTCTTCTTCTCCACCTACTCTCCCTGCCTGGAGAAATGCAACAACCCTAATGGACGAAATGATATTGTCCCCTTAATGAACGTCTTTCAAGGCTTTGACAAAAACCGTAAGGCCTTTGTCTTCTCCTCGGTTTGGGACCCTTCAAGGAACAATCCAGGAGTGACCAACCCCTCTAGGCAGTGGATGTTTGACTCCTTCAAGAGAATAGATGGATACCTACCTTTATATCGTTGTGACAGATTCAAGGAAAACAATAAATGGGTCAACAGATGTTACCGTTGTGTCACTGCCAACACAAATCCTGAGACCAATGACTGTCTGTATGGATACTCATAG